In a genomic window of Fibrobacter sp. UWH4:
- a CDS encoding Hpt domain-containing protein, which yields MNAGGAHDYHRKTERFWGKYRRGACTLLRERGAVPETRGPGEGYFDKLKDSIAAKDLKAAFEAAHALKGVLGNLSLTPLYTSIVEITELLRNNTDMDYKSLLDTILEKKDELGRLCAD from the coding sequence TTGAACGCCGGAGGGGCGCATGATTACCATCGAAAAACTGAACGCTTTTGGGGCAAATACCGCCGAGGGGCTTGCACGCTGCTTCGGGAACGAGGCGCTGTACCTGAAACTCGTGGCCCCGGCGAGGGCTACTTCGACAAGCTCAAGGATTCCATTGCCGCGAAAGACCTGAAAGCCGCCTTCGAGGCGGCCCATGCGCTGAAAGGTGTCCTCGGCAACCTCTCGCTCACGCCGCTCTACACGTCGATCGTAGAAATTACCGAATTGCTCCGCAACAATACCGACATGGATTACAAAAGCCTGCTCGATACCATCCTCGAAAAGAAGGACGAACTTGGCAGGCTTTGCGCGGATTAA
- a CDS encoding bifunctional diguanylate cyclase/phosphodiesterase has product MKKLRQITTVKRHVLIVDDEVVNREILGNILSVNYDVEYADNAKEALAALSRQDKRFSLILLDLLMPVMDGFEFLKKRETTETLKRIPVIVMTSEKESEVRSLKLGAADFIAKPFDMPEVVLARCEKIIELFEDQDIIRQTERDHISGLYTKDYFFEYIRQIELWSRDIPRDAIVFDIEQFHLVNEFCGRDFGDRLLAEIGSALKNELAPMNAIACRADADTFYIFATHQESYDNIRNIVQEILTEFFEVNHIRVRFGLWENVDRNVEIEAWFDRAKAACDKNRGDLTQAFTRYNNEMHSRYMFEETLIRDLQSAIDNKNLIVYYQPKYNIEGDTPRLTSAEALIRWIHPTLGFISPGDFIPLFEGNGLIQKVDNFVWNEVAKQIRKWKDVFGVTVPVSVNVSRIDIMDPELETKLMRLLEENGLSPEEYMLEVTESAYCENMERLIEVIENLRKKGFRIEMDDFGSGYSSLNMITTLPIDILKIDMSFVRNMEKDERNLKLVELVAGIAKFLKIPAVAEGVETQSQLDTLKGMGCQIIQGYFFSKPVPPKDFVPFIEKELERRRGA; this is encoded by the coding sequence ATGAAAAAACTACGCCAGATCACTACCGTCAAAAGACACGTCCTTATCGTAGACGACGAAGTGGTAAACCGAGAAATCCTGGGTAATATCCTTTCCGTGAACTACGACGTCGAATATGCCGACAACGCCAAGGAAGCCCTCGCAGCACTCTCCAGGCAAGACAAACGGTTCTCGCTTATCCTGCTGGACCTGCTTATGCCCGTGATGGACGGGTTTGAATTCCTGAAAAAAAGAGAAACCACCGAAACACTCAAGCGCATTCCGGTCATCGTGATGACCTCCGAAAAGGAATCCGAAGTCCGCAGTCTCAAACTGGGCGCCGCCGACTTTATCGCGAAGCCCTTCGACATGCCCGAGGTAGTGCTCGCCCGCTGCGAAAAAATCATCGAACTCTTCGAAGACCAGGACATTATCCGCCAGACGGAACGCGACCATATTTCCGGCCTTTACACCAAGGATTACTTCTTTGAATACATCCGCCAGATCGAGCTGTGGAGCAGGGACATTCCCCGCGACGCAATAGTATTTGACATCGAACAGTTCCACCTGGTGAACGAGTTCTGCGGAAGGGACTTTGGCGACCGCCTGCTTGCAGAAATCGGTAGCGCGCTCAAGAATGAACTCGCCCCCATGAACGCCATCGCCTGCCGTGCAGACGCAGACACGTTCTATATCTTCGCGACGCACCAGGAAAGCTACGACAACATCCGCAACATCGTCCAGGAAATCCTTACCGAATTCTTCGAGGTGAACCACATCCGCGTGCGCTTTGGCCTGTGGGAAAATGTAGACCGCAACGTGGAAATCGAGGCATGGTTTGACCGCGCGAAGGCCGCCTGCGACAAGAACCGCGGCGACCTGACGCAGGCGTTTACCCGCTATAACAACGAGATGCATTCCCGCTACATGTTCGAGGAAACTCTCATCCGCGACTTGCAGAGCGCCATAGACAACAAGAACCTGATTGTCTATTACCAGCCGAAATACAACATCGAAGGCGACACCCCGCGGCTCACCAGCGCCGAAGCCCTCATCCGCTGGATACACCCGACACTCGGATTCATAAGCCCGGGCGACTTCATCCCGCTGTTCGAAGGGAACGGCCTTATACAAAAAGTAGACAACTTTGTCTGGAACGAAGTCGCAAAACAGATCCGCAAATGGAAGGACGTATTCGGCGTGACGGTGCCCGTTTCCGTGAACGTGTCCCGCATCGACATCATGGACCCGGAACTGGAAACGAAACTTATGCGCCTTCTCGAAGAAAACGGCCTTTCTCCGGAAGAATATATGCTTGAAGTGACCGAGAGCGCCTACTGCGAGAACATGGAGCGCCTTATCGAGGTCATCGAGAACCTGCGCAAAAAGGGATTCCGCATCGAGATGGACGATTTCGGTTCCGGATACTCCTCGTTGAACATGATTACCACGCTGCCCATCGACATCCTGAAAATCGACATGTCGTTCGTGCGCAACATGGAAAAGGACGAACGCAACCTGAAACTCGTGGAACTTGTGGCGGGCATCGCGAAATTCCTCAAGATTCCTGCCGTAGCGGAAGGCGTAGAAACGCAGTCGCAGCTCGATACCCTCAAGGGAATGGGCTGCCAGATTATCCAGGGATACTTCTTCTCGAAGCCGGTCCCGCCGAAGGACTTTGTACCCTTCATCGAAAAGGAACTTGAACGCCGGAGGGGCGCATGA